The following proteins are co-located in the Calliphora vicina chromosome 2, idCalVici1.1, whole genome shotgun sequence genome:
- the LOC135952631 gene encoding uncharacterized protein LOC135952631, whose protein sequence is MNKETLLATYKTIGRSVVNYAAPVWSPSLSDTQWRNIQSCQNAALRTVTGCLQITSEHHLHEETKVLPVKEHNVMLTQQFLLGCHRRSHPNFNITQLESPPRHVRQDLRKYEENIQRYVQDPFDRRSYMTALNDIHRDAINSAVAGYRMNVVLGGRPPPIADAEKVLPRGTRVVLAQLRSGWSNRLNAFWSRIDRAVLNLCPACGQGPHDTLHIFNCSANPTSLSPMDLWTHPVEVAQFLGLEQHAEPPEHPD, encoded by the coding sequence ATGAACAAAGAAACCTTGCTTGCTACCTACAAAACGATTGGCCGGTCAGTGGtcaactatgctgctccagtgtggtcaccttcgttgagtgatacccagtggagaaatattcaaagctgtcaaaacgcagccttaaggaccgtcacaggctgccttcaaataacctccgaacaccaccttcacgaggaaaccaaggttctaccggtcaaggaacacaacgtcatgttgacgcaacagttccttctgggatgtcatcggaggagtcatccaaacttcaacatcacacagttggaatctcccccgaggcatgtcagacaggaccttcggaaatacgaggagaacatacagaggtatgtgcaggatccatttgatcgccgctcgtatatgacagctttgaacgacattcacagagacgccatcaattccgcggtagcaggataccgtatgaatgtcgtacttggaggtcgcccaccaccgatagcagacgccgaaAAGGTTCTGCCGCGTggaacaagagtcgttctggcacaacttagatcaggatggagcaacaggcttaatgccttttggtctcgcatagaccgtgccgtccttaacttatgcccagcatgtggtcagggtcctcatgacaccctccacatatttaactgttcagccaaccctacttcactcagtccaatggatttatggactcatcctgttgaagtagctcaatttcttggacttgaacaacatgcagaaccaccagaacatccagattga